GGAGATCCTGCGGGAAACCTTGAGGCGGATCGTGACGGAGAAACCGGACCGGCACCAGCTCGCCGACAAAGAGAGCGGCGGTGTTGCCATGTCCCAGATAGGCGGCTAGGATTTCTTCTGCTCCTTCACAGGTGCAGCAAAGACTCTCGCCCGCGCCACAAAAAGGTTCACTCGCAACCTCTAGTCTCTGGCAGGAGGGTAACGTGAAAGGTAAAGACAAGAAGGCGAACATCATCTCCATAAGGATGAGCGACGACGAGCGCGCAGCCGTGCAGCAGATAATGGACCGGACGAACAAGAAGGCTTCCAACGTCATGCGCGAGGCGTTCACCCTCCTGAAGGAGAAATGGGAGACGTCGCGCCCGGAGTAGGCGGTCAGCGTCCCTGCTCTGTCGTGGCAGGGGGCTCCCCGGCAGGCGCGCGCGGCCGTTCCTTTTCTCCCGCGCCGTCCCGGTTCACGACAGAGAATCTTGATTCCACCATCTCTCAAGGCACGGTGTGACAGCTGGAATACCGTGGAGGGGGAGGTCCCTCGAAGGAGGGGGCGTCCCCGGAGGTGTCAACCGGCTCCACCGTCATGTGAGGGCGAAATGTATACCTGTTCCTCCGCTACCCTTTCCGGCCCCTGCATGGAGACCGGCGAGGCGCTCCTAGAATACCCCTCCCGGCTTTTCGTGGAGACCACCACCCGCTGCAATCTGAGCTGCCTCCAATGCAGGAAGCAGCGCCCGGACGCCTACCGCAGGCACGACGGCGACCTCGATCTCTCCACCTTCAAGTCTCTGGAGGGGGCTCTCTCGACCCTCGATTCCCTCGTCCTCAACGGGGTAGGGGAGCCTCTGCTGAACAGCCACCTCGAGCAGTTCGTGAAGCGCGCGAAGAACCTCATGCCCGACGGGAGCTGGGTAGGTTTCCGCAGCAACGGCATCCTCCTCACCAACATGCGTGCCATCTCCCTCGTCGACGCCGGCCTGGACCGCATCTGCCTCTCCATGGAGGGGGCCGATGTCGCCTCCTCCGGGTCCGTGCGCTCCGGCAATCAGCTTATGGACCTCGAATGGGCGCTGAAGGCGCTCTCCTCGGCAAAATCGATCTGCAGCCGTCCCGCGCTCGACGTGGGGGTGGAGTACGTGGTGGAGCGCGACAACCTGGAGGAGCTCCCGGCTGCCCTGGAGTGGGCCGCGGCCCGCGGCGCGAGCTTTGCCATCGTCTCCAACCTGCACGCCTGCGCCGACCCTGCGGCGGAGAGGCTCCCGGCACCCGGGTGCGACGAGGCGCTTGCCTTGTACCAGGTATGGAAGAGGGAGGCGGAGGCTCAGGGGGTGGAGATAACCCGCTACTTCGAAATCCTCTGGAAGTACCACAAGACCCCCGGCGAGCGCAGGATCATCGATTTTGTGGCCGCCCTGAAGGGGGAGGCGCAGCAGCGCGGCGTCACCCTCGATCTTAAGGCGCTCTTCGCCCGCGACTCGCACCATCAGGAGGAGAGCCGCTCGGTCCTCGAGAGGGCGCAGGATGTTGCGCGCAGGACGGGGCTCGAGCTGAAGCTCCCGGAGAACGCGCTCCATCGTGGAAGGGGCTGCGCCTCTGTGGAGCAGGGGGGGGCCTTCATCTCCTGGGACGGCAGGATGCTGCCGTGCTACCGTGTCTGGGGGGACTGCCGCACCGGCGCCTTTCCCGCCGCTCCTCCGATGATCTTCGGCAACGTCCTGGAGGAGGACATTCTGGATATCTGGAACAGCCGACCCTTCCGCACCTACCGCGAGAGCGCCCTGATGGACGACCTCTCCGCCGGCTTCGCCTCCTGCGCCGACGAGGAGTCCCCGGCGGGGTCCGAATGCAACAGCTGTCTGTGGAGCTACGGAGTCTTCAGCTGGCTCGACTGAATGAAATGTGAATAGATGCTGGGGTCAGGCTTTGCATTTGGGGATTTCGCAACCGAATGCCCAAATGCAAAGCCTGACCCCGCTCACCCCCTTCTCGGCCGGCCTATCCTGCCATTTTTCTTCTCTCTTTCCCCTCCGGAGCTCACTCATCTCTGGCACATTTTTTCTCTTTGTACTAAGATGATGAAAATTTTCTGGAAAGCTGCGCTCTGTCCTGTTATTGTATACACCCGTGCGCGAGGCAAAAGAGGTAGTTAGCTACCTCTCTTTTCTCGGGACGCAGTGCGGGTCCCAGGGCCGGCACCAGAGAATACCCCCGCACTGAGACGTTTCCCGGGCTCCCCGGGGCTCTCGTTCAGAGGCACTTCCCAGGTCGCTTTCCTGCAGACCGCTTCAAGAAGGTCTCCTCTTTAATTCAATACCAAAGCCCTGCTGCAGCAAGAGCTATCTAAAAAGTAGAAAGGGTGCACTATGTCCAGAGGTGAGCAATGTTTGAGGTAGTGAGCAATGAGGTACTGGCGCCGAACCTGCACCGTCTGGTGCTGAAGGCTCCGCGGATCGCCGCGGCGCGTCAACCGGGTCAGTTTGTTATCGTGAGGGCCGCCCGCGGCGCCGAGCGCATCCCGCTTACCATCGGCGACGCCGACCTCCAGGCGGGTACGATCACCCTCTTCATCCAGGCCGTCGGGGCCTCCACCCGCCAGATCGTCGCAGTTCCGGCAGGGGGGGCGCTCTCCGACGTGGCCGGGCCGCTCGGGAAGCCGACCCACATCCAGAAGTGGGGGCGCGTCGTCTGCGTCGGCGGCGGGGTGGGGACTGCCGTCCTCTACCCGCTGGTGCGCGGCGTCGCTGAAGCGGGCAACTCCATCACCACCATCATCGGAGCTCGCAACAAGGATCTGGTGATCCTCGAGAAGGAACTGACCGCCCTCTCGGAGAACCTGCTCATCACCACCGAGGACGGCAGCGCCGGGCGCAAAGGCTTCGTCACCGACGTCCTGAAGGACCTCCTCGTCGACCCGGAGAA
The DNA window shown above is from Geomonas sp. RF6 and carries:
- a CDS encoding radical SAM/SPASM family putative metalloenzyme maturase, whose translation is MYTCSSATLSGPCMETGEALLEYPSRLFVETTTRCNLSCLQCRKQRPDAYRRHDGDLDLSTFKSLEGALSTLDSLVLNGVGEPLLNSHLEQFVKRAKNLMPDGSWVGFRSNGILLTNMRAISLVDAGLDRICLSMEGADVASSGSVRSGNQLMDLEWALKALSSAKSICSRPALDVGVEYVVERDNLEELPAALEWAAARGASFAIVSNLHACADPAAERLPAPGCDEALALYQVWKREAEAQGVEITRYFEILWKYHKTPGERRIIDFVAALKGEAQQRGVTLDLKALFARDSHHQEESRSVLERAQDVARRTGLELKLPENALHRGRGCASVEQGGAFISWDGRMLPCYRVWGDCRTGAFPAAPPMIFGNVLEEDILDIWNSRPFRTYRESALMDDLSAGFASCADEESPAGSECNSCLWSYGVFSWLD
- a CDS encoding sulfide/dihydroorotate dehydrogenase-like FAD/NAD-binding protein, which produces MFEVVSNEVLAPNLHRLVLKAPRIAAARQPGQFVIVRAARGAERIPLTIGDADLQAGTITLFIQAVGASTRQIVAVPAGGALSDVAGPLGKPTHIQKWGRVVCVGGGVGTAVLYPLVRGVAEAGNSITTIIGARNKDLVILEKELTALSENLLITTEDGSAGRKGFVTDVLKDLLVDPEKKPDIVFAVGPVPMMRAVSEVTRPFAVETIVSLCPIMIDGTGMCGGCRVVVGGETRFACVDGPEFDGHLVDFASLSDRLTTYREHERRHREKECHLMNQEAARV